One stretch of Chitinophaga pendula DNA includes these proteins:
- the asnS gene encoding asparagine--tRNA ligase — translation MSQRVKVKHILSDDRTNYETTVKGWVRSFRNNQFIALNDGSTNNNLQVVINQEQIDPAIVKRLTTGAAISIQGQIIPSLGKGQRVELKANTLEILGDCDPEQYPLQLKNKPSLEYLREIAHLRFRTNTFGAIFRVRHSLAFAVHKFFNEKGFVYLHTPIITASDAEGAGEMFHVTSMDINNPIRNEAGEINYTEDFFGRATHLTVSGQLEGELGAMAFGDIYTFGPTFRAENSNTARHLAEFWMIEPEMAFYDLEDNMNLAEAFIKYVIGYVLENNREDLEFLAQRLQEEEKQKPQQERSEMSLIEKLEFVLNNEFMRITYTEAIDILKNSKPNKSKKFQYLIEEWGADLQSEHERYLVEKHFKKPVILTDYPKDIKAFYMKQSEDGKTVRAMDILFPGIGEIVGGSQREENYDKLVRRMEEMHLPVEEMSWYLDTRRFGTAPHAGFGLGFERLVLFVTGMGNIRDVIPFPRTPKNAEF, via the coding sequence ATGAGCCAAAGAGTGAAAGTAAAACACATCCTGTCCGACGACAGGACCAATTACGAAACAACAGTAAAGGGTTGGGTACGGTCTTTCCGTAATAACCAATTTATAGCCCTGAATGATGGCTCTACTAATAATAATTTACAGGTAGTAATAAACCAAGAGCAGATTGATCCTGCCATTGTCAAAAGGCTCACAACCGGCGCTGCCATCAGCATACAAGGGCAAATAATCCCCTCCCTCGGTAAGGGTCAACGCGTAGAACTCAAAGCCAATACACTCGAAATACTCGGCGATTGCGATCCCGAACAATATCCGCTACAGCTGAAAAATAAACCTAGCCTCGAATATCTGCGCGAAATCGCTCATCTGCGCTTCCGTACCAATACCTTCGGTGCTATCTTCAGAGTAAGACATAGTCTCGCTTTTGCCGTACACAAGTTCTTTAACGAAAAAGGATTTGTATACCTGCATACACCTATCATCACCGCCTCCGATGCAGAAGGCGCCGGCGAAATGTTCCATGTCACCAGCATGGATATCAACAATCCCATCCGCAACGAAGCCGGCGAAATCAACTATACAGAAGACTTCTTCGGCAGAGCCACCCACCTCACCGTTTCCGGTCAGCTGGAAGGCGAATTAGGCGCGATGGCTTTCGGCGATATCTACACTTTCGGCCCTACCTTCAGAGCCGAAAACTCCAATACAGCCCGCCACCTCGCAGAATTCTGGATGATAGAACCAGAAATGGCCTTCTATGACCTAGAAGACAATATGAACCTCGCAGAAGCTTTCATCAAATACGTAATAGGCTACGTACTGGAAAATAACCGCGAAGACCTGGAATTCCTCGCCCAACGCCTGCAGGAAGAAGAAAAACAAAAGCCGCAACAGGAACGCAGCGAAATGAGCCTGATCGAAAAACTCGAATTCGTACTGAACAACGAATTCATGCGCATCACCTACACCGAAGCCATCGATATACTCAAAAACAGCAAGCCTAACAAAAGCAAAAAATTCCAGTACCTCATCGAGGAATGGGGCGCAGACCTGCAAAGCGAACACGAACGCTACCTCGTAGAAAAACATTTCAAAAAACCAGTCATCCTGACCGACTATCCAAAGGATATCAAAGCCTTCTATATGAAGCAAAGTGAAGATGGAAAAACCGTACGAGCAATGGATATCCTCTTCCCCGGTATCGGAGAGATCGTAGGGGGTAGCCAACGGGAAGAAAACTATGATAAACTGGTACGCCGCATGGAAGAAATGCACCTGCCCGTAGAAGAAATGAGCTGGTACCTAGATACCCGCCGCTTCGGTACCGCTCCACACGCCGGCTTCGGCCTTGGCTTCGAAAGATTGGTATTGTTCGTAACTGGTATGGGCAACATCCGCGATGTCATCCCTTTCCCAAGAACACCCAAGAACGCAGAGTTCTAA
- a CDS encoding ExbD/TolR family protein, whose amino-acid sequence MAEITTDNNNRKGTRCKKNNPRVDMTPMVDLGFLLITFFMLSTTLMQPKTMDLIMPHNDGDPSPLKASNAMTLLLGDHNRIAWYEGLPDNPSVQYTSYGQRNGIGNIIRRKRAEILQRTGKNQLMVLIKADQHASYKNIVDIMDEMLINKVESYTLADMTAQEHTYLTNRPVAVNH is encoded by the coding sequence ATGGCCGAAATCACTACCGACAATAACAACCGGAAAGGTACCCGTTGCAAAAAGAATAATCCTCGTGTAGACATGACACCTATGGTAGATCTGGGATTCCTCCTGATCACTTTCTTCATGCTCAGCACCACCCTGATGCAACCTAAAACCATGGATCTTATCATGCCCCATAATGATGGCGACCCGTCCCCATTAAAAGCCAGCAATGCCATGACCCTCCTCCTGGGCGATCATAACCGTATTGCCTGGTATGAAGGCCTGCCAGACAATCCTTCCGTTCAGTACACTTCCTATGGTCAACGCAATGGCATTGGCAACATCATCCGTCGCAAACGGGCCGAAATATTACAACGCACCGGAAAAAACCAGCTGATGGTATTGATCAAAGCAGATCAACACGCCAGCTATAAGAACATAGTAGATATTATGGATGAAATGCTGATCAATAAAGTAGAAAGTTATACCCTTGCAGACATGACAGCGCAAGAACACACCTATCTGACCAACAGACCAGTTGCAGTCAACCATTAA